The DNA window tttaattttaatatctaaaatggACTTCtcgaatataaaatttataaaatattctcAAAAAGTTATAGAAGgtgatttttgttatttgttaataatttattagaaatgtACATATATTTATAGACTAAGTTGACTCAAGTAATttgtcaaatatataaaaaaccaagttCAATTCGGTTATTTAATGCATTGAACCAAGTTCGCATTCTCATCGTGCGCGATTTGATGTAGTTTCCTCCTTTTCAAAGATCAAGGatgcaattaaaatttatttaacagtATAGGGGCAGGTTTgtacttatatattttttgaactatTCCCTTTACCGTACATGTTGAAACTTTCCACCGTAGGCGTCACGTCACATTCACCCCACAAGACGGTGCCGCCACTCTTGTTTTAGCCTTAACATTCCCATGGTCCCACAAAGTTCCCTCAAATGAAATAACCGACAAGTGATCGAAGGCTAAAATATCCACGGTCCTAAACCATAGTAACGTAAATTGTACGAAGATTGTCAAACCCGGTTTAAGGAATTGCTTAACAAAAACACCCCTGTACTTCCAGAATAAGCAATTAAGTACTTAAAATCTCAATTGTAGCAGCATTAATCAAACAaggataatgattttaatttttccaccaagattattaaattaattaccttaACATTGTCCATCAAATAACAATCTTAGTAATTTAGACCCATGAACACAAATCTCCTCCTAAAatcgattttaattttgattctcatTAAGCTTAAAGTTTATCATAGTTTTCAGACTCGGTTTGATCCAAAACCCGAGTTTCGGGTTTTGACCTGGTCACCGGATCGTccggattaatttttttttaaaatcaaaatgacgttgttttagtaataaaaaacaaaagtcaatggGTTGTAACCGGGTTTTTGActgggtcttgccgggttaacCCACCTGATCAGCCGGATCACACCaagttttttcttccctttttttttttaatccggcCTTTTTCCAGCCTCGAGTCGGTTGGGTCCTGGGCCAACCTGTTGGGCCGAgccggattttaaaactatggaaAAATGTTACAAGTCAACCTAAGAACAAATGCTGTTGATCTTGGACATAGGGACTAAAACGGCTACAAATTGAAACATCAAGGAGTAAATGGATTAGTGTAAACATACAGGGACTTCAATGCTCAGAATCTAACTTTCcttgaaaaccaaaaaacccacagaacaaatgagagagagaaagtgcTTGCTGTTGTTGTGTTGGCGAATGAAAAGCTTGGATTGGATTGCCAAGAAAAGCATCCAAGACAGCAAGAAAAGAGACGAGAGAACAAGACCATCTCTcgacaataataattaataaaaggatGAAGAAATTGATGAGGAGAAATCATCTTACCTCGTTGAGTTCATTTCCTTCTTGTTGTTGAAATGGAGACAACCTTTTTGTTCACCAAATTACCATTGAGTGGCTGCTTTCACTTGGGATTCAAGTCAccgtcttcttcctttttttcgcGCTTCTCTCTCGACCATGACCTTCTCTCTTAAACCCTCTTTTGAATCCCCCTTGCTGATCCTTCTCTACCTTCACCACTATTCCTTCTTTATCTCTCATGGACGCTACCTCTCGTCCTGCCGTCGTCATTGACAACGGCTCCGGGTACTGTCTCTTTCTTTGTTGCGCGCAAGGTGTTTGATGCAATgtctcaattaatattttttttgattaattgtgTGTTTTGTTGCTGTTTTGCAGGTATACTAAGATGGGATTTGCGGGAAATGTAGAGCCGTGTTTTATTTTACCATCAGTAGTAGCAGTAAACGAATCGTTTTTAAATCAATCGCGAACTTCTTCTTCGAAAGCAAATTGGCTAGCGCAGCATAGTGCAGGGGTTATGGCCGATCTAGATTTCTTTATAGGAGACGAGGCGCTTGCCAAATCGAGATCTAGTAATACTTATAATCTTAGCTATCCAATCAAACATGGTCAAGTCGATAACTGGGATGCCATGGAAAGGTACTGGCAGCagtgtatttttaattatttgcgtTGCGATCCAGAGGATCATTACTTTTTATTGACTGAAAGCCCGCTTACTGCACCGGAGAGTCGTGAGTATACCGGTGAGATTATGTTCGAGACATTTAATGTTCCTGGGCTATATATTGCCGTCAATTCTGTGCTCGCTCTTGCAGCTGGTTACACAACATCCAAGGTTGGTTTTTTAGAATTTCTTGGTCATTTTTAATCGTGCAAATTTCATTAGAGGCCGGGTTTAGAATGAAAATATTGGGTTTTGAGTTTTggtagttgtttttattttattgaatttaggGTTTGGTTTTGCATTTTGATTTGGAACTTTAAAGTAGGGCTTGAAATGATAAACGGGCGAAGCATCTCATAGGTTGCTCGTGAGTTCATTGTAATATGTATTTTAGTAGTTTTAGTGGAATGCTCAAGCTACCTAATTGAATGTGAATAAGTTTACTTGTTTGTATTTTCCCTGTCATTGAATTTTGGGGGATGACTTATTTGACATATGCAGCAATCTATGGTAAATGTGTGTGCTCTTGAATTaatcattaaacaaaaatatgcaAGTCAAGAAAAGCCATTGACATGTATACCTgtcttgaaattaatgatttcttgcagctaaatttgaaaacataaacataaacataaactAGCTGGTGTTCTAATTATGTTGCTTAAGGTTAAGTGCTTTGAATTGGTGGCACGATGTGTTCTTTGAGAGAGACGATTCTGatttttttgaggaaaaaaagaagaatttaatactAATATGTTTCTTGTGCTGTCCTTTTTAGTATTTAACTGCAATTGaagttttcattttaatcttgCTCATAAGTTGTATGATTATGATCCTTTTCCTTTGAGATTGACCTACAGTTCTTGTTAGTGTGAGATGACAGGGGTTGTTGTGGATGCTGGAGATGGAGCTACTTATGTTGTACCTGTCGCAGATGGTTATGTTATTGGGAGCAGCATTAAGTCAATCCCTATTGCTGGCAAAGATGTTACTCTATTTATCCAGCAGCTCATGCGGGTAAGTTGGTTTTGACTTCTAGCAATCGGATTTGGTATTGGGCACTCTAGATATACTTCCCTCACtgatagcattttttttttttgtcatgtttggtttatttttagacgtgaaagaggaagaaaagtaAGGAAAATACATGAGAATGGGTAGGCAGGGAGGAGAAAAGTTATttacttattcttttttttttcccttttttatggaatgctattttgttttggagaaaattgtgtCTGAATTTTAATTGAGAGCTTACACCTTTTGCTAAAATGTTCTTGACATGCCTAGATATTTTTCCCCTCAAAATCTGATCTGTTTTAGATGAAAATTCTTATGGTCATGAAATAGATTTTATAGAACTTCCTCTTAGTTTTGAACTAAAAATGGAAATTAGAAATTGTCTTCCTGACTTGGAACATTCTTTTTAGTTCTATGAGCATGATCATTTGAAACATTTAATGGAGAGGTCCAGACCATAATTCTGCAGTTTCATGATGTGACACCTAATGCTTTTGTCTTGCACTAGCATCCGAGGCAAGATTATGGTCCATGCTTAAGACATGTTTTCCTACGACTTGATTGTTGAATTCAATTGCTTCATCTGCACTCCTCTTATTCAACCTCTAACTTGAATTTGTCACCATACATTGTATCCACCATCAATCTTTTGTGATTTAGCTTTTAACCTGTTGCTGTGCGTTGTATTAATTTTGCTTGTCTACTCAGTCCTTATTGTTTGCAAAAGTTCTATCAACTCAGTACGGAATTGATCTTTAGAGGCAACCATGGGTATAACTTTCGGGACCTTTTGGTTATTTATGCTTCTGTGTACCATTGCAACACTGGAGTTTTTACTATCCTGTTTACTTTgtgttaaatagaaaaaaccattTAGGTTTTGCTGTAAGTGAGAGAGACAGACAAGGTGGATTCAAGCTTCTCTCTTGTTTTCTAATCCTTGTAGATGCTCAATCATAAAGTCATCAATTACTTACTAAAGTAATGTTCATATATTTGTACTTGCCATTTGAGTCTACGGATTTGGGGATTGTATAGCAATGGTATTGACTGAGGTTTCCTTTTTGTATTCTGCGGTGTAGGAAAGAGGAGAGAATGTACCCCCGGAAGATTCATTTGAAGTAGCTCGGAAAGCAAAGGAAATGCATTGCTATACTTGTTCCGATATTGTCAAGGTCATTTTTGCTTCTATTAGAATCTTGAATTGGATATATTGATCTGTATTGTCTTCATGCTTTCAGATAGAGCATAAAAGTTTCATTGGAATTATGCTGTTCTGCCACATCACATATGTTTGGATCTAGAATAACATAGTAATATTCCAAAATGATTCAGGAGTTCAATAAGCATGACAAGGAACCAGCAAAGTATATCAAGCAATGGAGAGGTATTAAACCAAAAACAGGAGCACCATATTCCTGTGACATTGGATATGAACGATTTCTTGGTCCTGAGGTTAGTTCTAGCTTTTCGAGCATGGTGTTTTCTGTGCAAGCAACTtaacttattttattgtatGGCAAACCATGGTTTTCACCAAATGTAGACGAGAAACAGGCTTGATTTATATAAACATCACTGATGTATGTACCATCTTGTTCCTCAGAGAAATTCCATTGGATTTGCTTATGAAGCCAAAATCTTTGggaaatatttattctttaagCTTTCTGTAAGAATTTCCCCACAATTGAAATATGTATTTCCTGCTTGCGCAGCACATGAGAGTAATCTTGCATACATGCTATGCAGTAATACTGTTGGTTACCCTTGCAATCGCTATTTTTGTCAATTCCTACTTTATTGAAATCATTTTCCCTGTAGTATCTAGATATCCTAATTACTATGATTCTGAAAATCTTTACACGCTGAAACTCTGAGATTTGCTTTAGCCACAATCTTCTTGAATACATGCCAGCGTTCAAATTGAAACTTAATTACATCCTTTTTTTCGGAGGATTGAACTCAATATCTTCTTGGGTAACTGGAGATGGTTTCTTAttgtcatgaataaaaatacatgaatgcAAGAGTTACTTTTTAGTGTATGCCGAGCATTTGGTGAGCACAATTAATTCATTATAACATGTTGCTTGTGC is part of the Populus alba chromosome 10, ASM523922v2, whole genome shotgun sequence genome and encodes:
- the LOC118033506 gene encoding actin-related protein 3; translated protein: MDATSRPAVVIDNGSGYTKMGFAGNVEPCFILPSVVAVNESFLNQSRTSSSKANWLAQHSAGVMADLDFFIGDEALAKSRSSNTYNLSYPIKHGQVDNWDAMERYWQQCIFNYLRCDPEDHYFLLTESPLTAPESREYTGEIMFETFNVPGLYIAVNSVLALAAGYTTSKCEMTGVVVDAGDGATYVVPVADGYVIGSSIKSIPIAGKDVTLFIQQLMRERGENVPPEDSFEVARKAKEMHCYTCSDIVKEFNKHDKEPAKYIKQWRGIKPKTGAPYSCDIGYERFLGPEVFFNPEIYSSDFTTPLPAVIDKCIQSAPIDTRRALYKNIVLSGGSTMFKDFGRRLQRDLKKIVDTRVLASEARLGGGVKSQPVEVNVVSHPIQRFAVWFGGSVLASTPEFFAACHTKAEYEEYGASICRTNPVFKGMY